CCCGCCCCATTTTCCCGAGTGATCGGGTGCAGCGCCCTGCCCCCGGCAGGTGCCCAGTGTGAGCCCGAGATAGATCGATCGGCGCTCTCGGGAGGCCGGGAAACGGAGACCATCTCTAAAAGAGATTACGGGCCCGGCCAGGGTACGTCCTCCTGTGCCCACCCCCCcggtgccgggggtggggaggggtcagtcGCCGTCGGTGGGACCGGGCCCACCGTTGGACCGAGACAGGGTCTCATCCCCCTGTGGCGGCACCCCCGAAGACAGGGCGGCCCGGGGTCAAGCCCGACCTTCCCGGCAGACAGGGCTGGGGGGGGTGTGACCGTCGTGAGAACAGTCCTTCTGGGCGACCAGCCTCCGTCTGCCTCAGCCGGGAAGACCCCGGCCGCGGGGATGCACCCGGCGGGACTAGGCCCGGCCCTGCGTGGTGGCCGGGCAGGTGGACCTCGGGCCCCTCCCTAGACGGTCGTGGCTACCAAGTGCACCGGTTCCCCCATTAGTTTGCACTGACCTGTGCCCCACTGGGAATGGGGGTGTGGGCGGAAGAGCAGGGATGGCTCAGGGCGGACTGTCGCCTCTGCGACAAGCAGGCCCCGCCGGCGGAGGGACAGCCCTTTCTCTTCCTTGGCCTCGGGTGTCGGAGCGGTGCTCGCCCAGAGGGCAGGGGCCTGAAGATCCCTCCGTGGGACGGGGGTGCCGTAACCTGGAGGCTGTGGTTAGCGGAAACGCCCATCGATTAACAGGATTTATCGAGGCGCCCGCCCGGGGCAGGctgctgtaccgagcgctcgtgATGGGCCGTAGGCTGTGTTGGGCGGACACgagccctaccctcaaggagctgccgggggagacgggcacaaAATAAACtacggggaggaggaagacgagatcGGAAAGGTGTCCAAGAGAAGGATTGGGGTAGTAAGTGGCATAGAGGTGGCCGGTGGCGAGGGTGATCCAAGCAGGAGGGTCGCGGGTGAGGCCGGGAGGCGGCAGAGGCGCGGCGggctcccggccgcccccggccccggcccctgaccGAGGTGCCGGGCCCGCCCTCGCCCCTCAGGCCTCGTACAAGCCGCTGCTGAAGCAGGTCGTGGAGGAGATCTTCCGTCCCGACCGCCCGGATCCCGTGGATATCGAATACGTGTCTTCCGGCCTGACGGACCTCCTGAAAACGGGATTCAGCATGTTCATGAAGGTGAggtcgccccccccggcccccactccctccagcgCCGACCCTCGGGGAGTTGGAGCGAGGCCGCAAATCCCTCGGGGTCCGTCCGTCCGACCCGTGACCCGGCTCCCCGTGACACGGCCGGGCTCGTGCTCCCTTGAAATCAGGAGCGCTTGGGACACGGGCCAGGCTGCCGTGGGCAGCTACCCCGCCCGTCAccgggcccttcccctccccaccgtcacctccccgctccccttcccaACTCTCCCCGTTCCCGCGGGGCATCAGCCCAGAGCTTCAGTGGAGGCGTCAGGGATGAGTTCCCCGGCACAGAGACCCCTCCCGGGGACGAGAGGGGCTGAGGGGTCCCCGTGGTAGAGGCCCCTCCTGCGTTTGTCTCGGAGAAGGGGTTGGAAGGCGCCCAGTTTTCTGATCAACGGAGACCACCCCTAAAAAGCCGACGGTTACCGGCCCAGCCGGGGTCCGTCCTCTTCCGCTCCCCGATGCGGGAGGGGGTGTCAGTCACCATCCAGTGGTCCCGGGCCCCTCGTTGCAGCGGGACGGGTCTCATCCCCTGTGGTCGCGCCCCCAGACGCCGGGAGGCTCGGGGTCAAGCCagatggccggggggggggggccggtcacCTCGGGGCTGTTGCCATTCCCCGCTCGCAGGTAGCGTCATAGCTTTTCCCTCTGGGCCCCAGGGACCCCAGTAACCTCCCAGTGGCCAGGAAAGCCAAGCAAGAACTGCCCCCCTGCCTCGGTGggcactccccaccccctctgaccTACCTGGGACGGCTTGGGCGGGTCCCGCCATCCCCACTGGGTGGGGGCTTCTGCCCCGCGCCACCTGCAAGAGCCACTGGACAACTTCTTCCCATCCCGGGCACGGGTTCCCAGCCGGGCCCCGTCCTGGGtgccctccgcccccgcctccccgcgcgGACGTGAGCTCCGTCAGGAGCAGGCCTCGGGCTGATCTAATCAAGCCGCAGCCGGAACAGGGGCTCCGCACGCCCACGAGcagcctcccggctccgccgccggcctCGCCGGGCACTGGccgcgggcaggggaggggacgaCCCATCCGGGAACACCCCGGCCCCTGTCCTCGCTCAGCCTACGGCCTAGGGGGCTCCGTCTCCACCGAAGAAACGGACGCAGGCTGCAGCAGCAGGGGTTGAGGTTAGCTCCGAGGGAGCTTTTCCCGGTCACGAGAGTGTTGAGATCCCGGAAAGATGGCGGGGAGCTGGCGTTTGAAACTCCTCCTCGGGACTATGAACCACCTCCAGCCAGCCCAGGAGACGGGGGCTTGGACCGGATGGACTCGCCCCTCCTGCGAGCCCCCAgatttggggagagggggaccccACCTGCCGGTCTCCTCCCTCGCCCCAGGACCTCCTGGTTGGGGCCGGCGGTGGCGAAGGGAGAGTTTGCCTTCGGGGTTGGTGCGACGAGGGGGGCTGAATGGGAGGGGAGACAGCTTCTTCTTgaggggcaggatgagggcagGTACTCCGGGATCTGGCCGGAGGGCAGGGGGGCGAGGAGCAAAGCCGGAGACCAGCCCACTAAGCTCCGGGGGGCGTGCGACAGCTTCACCCCCACAGCGCGCTGGCCTCATCACCCCCATGGCACACCCCCTTCGTCACCGTCACGGCCGGCACCGGCCCTGGCCTGAGCTCCGTAGCCTAGCTGCCAGAGCCGGGTCTTCCCAGGGGCTGCCCTTTCCTAAAATGCCCCACGTGGCGCCCTGCTCTCGGAGCTCTTGGGCCCCGGGAGAACAGAATGGCCCTCACCTGCCTGTCGGGCTGTGCGGTCAAGCGAGTCTTCGAGGCTACGCCTATTTTTGTTTTTtacgatattaagtgcttactgtgtgccaagcactgtactaagcactggggtagataaaagctaatcaggttggacagagtccatgtcccacgtggggctcacagtctcagtccccgttttacagatgagggaactgaggcaccgggaagtgaagtgtccaaggtcacagagcagccagacggcagaggcgggattggaacccgggtccgttccgactcccagccccccacTCCACCgggaggccacgctacttctctgagagctgcggccgcccccgccccactcccagAGAACAGCGTGGGCAGAAGAggcagcgcggcttagcggatcgagcaggggcctgggagtcagaaggacacgggttctaatgccacctccgccatttgtctgctttgggagcttgggcaggtcacttcacttctatgcctcaattacctcatctgtaaaatggggattaagactgtgagcccgatgtgggacaacccaattcgcttgtatcccccacagcgcttggtatgatgcctggcacgtagtaagcgcttaataataataataataataataatgttggtatttgttaagcgcttactatgtgcagagcgctgttctaagcgctgggggagacacaggggaatcaggttgtcccacgcggggctcacggtcttcatccccattttacagatgaggtcactgaggcccagagaagtgaagtgacttgcccacggtcacccagctgacgagtggccgagccgggattcgaacccatgacctctgactccaaagcccgtgctctttccactgagccacgctgcttaacgacTACCACCGTTGTTGttattgctgctattattatcaacaacaataataataataacaacgaaaGCCCTCTGGACTAAGGCCGGGCGGGACCGAGGGACTGCGGGGCCTGTGGCGACGGGGCCCCCGAGTCGGGCGGTGACGGGCCGGGGGTGCGGGGGCCAGGGGCGTTAGAGTGGGCGCTGAGCGGTCTCCGGGGGTCCGTGCTGCAGGTGAACCGGCCCCACCCCGCTGACTACCCGCTCCTCATCCTCTTTGTCATCGGCGGCGTGACCGTCGCAGAAGCCAAGATGGTCAAGGACCTCGTGTCCGCTCTGAAGCCCGGCACCCAGGTGGGTCCCTTCTagtcaggggagaggggggaagggaggggagctgcTGACCCGGGCTCGGCTCCGCGGGGCTCCCCAGACGGTGGCTGGACTCAACCTCCGACGCTCTCCCTCCGGAGACCCAGCTCGGCCCGTCCAACCCCACTGACTCTCCCCTCGCCATCCCTAACTGTCCGCCGGTGACCCGGCACGGACCGcccaacacccccgactctcccatctccagcccccGACTCTTCCCCGATGATCCAGCCCAGAACGTCCACCACCTCTGACTGTCCCCTCTCCGGCCCCAGCTCTCCTCCGGCGGCCCAGCGTGAACCGCCCAAAACCCCCAGGTCCGCCAGGGTCGGGCCCGGGGTTTCCGGGCTCCACGCCCGGCCTGGCCAGCTCCAGCGGCTCCCCCGGGATCGGCCTCCCTAAAGCTCGGCCTCCTCCCCGTGGCAGGTCCTCGTGCTGTCCACGCGCCTCCTGGACCCCCGGTCCGTTCCCGAGCTGCTGTTCGCCACAGACCCTCTGCCGCCCGACCTCGAATTCTGAGCCACCGCcgacctcctcctcaccccctcccgtcCCCGTGCCCCTCCCGAGCGGTTCGGCCGGCCCGGGTGGGCACCGGGCCATTTGACTCATCGGAGGGTCCGGCCCAGAGAAGGACTCCGGGGCGGCGGGTCAGCTGGGCCCCCCGTTTTCGGACAGAGCCGCGCGGATGGAGCGGGTGGGTGGAGTGGGCCTCCCTCCGTCTGCGTGGAGGTCTTGATGGGGGggtctcccctccctaccccccggTGAGTGGATCTAGCCCCGCTCACGCCTGGGCCCCTCGTTCCGGGCTGAGCCGCCCCCAGCCTGGAGGGGGTGTtcggggaggggcagaagagctgggggcaggaaggcaggatcggtctgggggagaaggatggagcTGAGGTGTTTCCCTGTGGGTTGGGTGAGTTCTGGAAATaaaccccttccccctcaccaacCTTCCCAGAGCCCGTGGCGCCCTTTCTCACCGACCGAGGGGGCGTGGGGGAAcagatccggggggggggggccgtccgGGAGCCGTGTGCGAGCCGAGCTGGGGCGCCGTCCGTCAGGCAGAATGCAGGCAGGGCACAAGCCGGTCACCTACGGGGAGCGGGCGAGGTGCAGGCAGGTCGCGGGGGCGGCGCCGGGCCAGACCCCAGACCCCACGGATCCggggagtcataataataatggtaataataatgttggtatttgttaagcacttactacgtgccgagcaccgttctgagcgctggggtagatacggggtcatcaggtcgtcccacgtgaggctcacggttaatccccgttttacagacgaggtaactgaggcacagagaagtgaagtgacttgctcacggtcgcacagctgacaagtgggattcgaactcacgacctctgactcccaagcccacgctctttccactgagccacgccacttccctgcctcccttggGGAACCGGCCATCCAGACCGGAAGCGGGACAGAGGCCGCGGTCCCCGTCGGGGTCCCGCTTCCGTTGAGCTCCAGCATCACGGGCGCGTGCGTACACACATACGCGTACACGTACACAGCCACTCACAGACAACGCAGtcatgctaataatagtaattgatgATTTGGGGACCCgttaagcgctccctgtgtgccaagcactgttctgagcgctggggtagtcgggttggacacggtccctgtcccacctagggctcacagtcttaatccccattttccaaaggagggaactgagcagtgaagtgacttgcccagggtcacatagcagggatgTGGCggaccggaattggaacccaggcccgggctctatccgctaagccatggaGCAGGCAGGCAGAGCCgtggagtttttttgtttggttcttctgaaatggtacttgttaaactcttaccacggtgccaggcactgaagtcggccctggggtagatacaggccaacgaggatggacccagtccacgtcccacagagggctctcagtctcgatccccattttacggatgagataaccgaggcgccgagaggttaagtgacttgcccgaggtcacgctgcggatgagtggccgagcggggattagaacccaggtccttctgagtcccgggctctagccgctaggccgcgGGGCTcaagggagacagatggcagcgAGCCTGGGGCAGAGCCCGAGCCCTCGGCAGGAAGGAGAGCACGGAGGCCCGACGGAGAGGGACAGATGGAGGTGGCGAGagccgacgcccgggcccgggaacgAGAGGTGAGGGGGACAAGAGGCGGGATGGACCCTGAATGTTTCATGGCTTTCGGCTAGTCATTCATTAacgggggacccccgccccccgaccccgcgtCCGTCCCCGCCGGAGGCTCCGTGAGGCGGCCGCGGGACGGGAGACGAGGGACGGAACGAAAGGGGCGGTCGATGCGTCCCgccggctcctcccctcccctgcctccctctaccCATTCAGCCTGCCGGCCCCCGTGACCCCcgcgaccccctcctccccacagcagcgccaactgggagggggcgggatggagggggtggagatggcAGGAGGCGGGGAACCGGGCACAGGAGCCGAGTCAGGATCGGATCCGGGGGAGTCCCACCAAGTCGCCGGTACCGGACATCCCAGCCCGGCGGCCTGCTGaacccgggccccggcgggggagTCGGCCGTCCCGCCGGGCGGATGGCGGGACGGACGCCCGGGTCCTCTCGGGGCCCggcggagcagcagcgtggctcagtggaaagagcccgggcttgggagtcaggggtcacgggttcgaattccagctcggccgcttgtcagctgggtgactctgggcctcagtgacctcatctgtaaaatggggattaactgtgagcctcaggtggacaacccgatgaccctgtgtctaccccggcgcttagaatagcgctctgcccatagtaagcgcttaaataccaacattcttatcccCTGCGAGCATCCCAGTGCAGGAAGGGAGGGCGCGGCGGCGGGCGGGAAGGAGAGACAACTCTCCTCCGGTCTGGGAAACGCTACGTACGAGAACAGGCATCTGGCCTCCACGTCCGCCTCCGCTCCCTCTTTATTGGGGCTCACGAAACGGGGGCCGCCGCGTCCGATGGAAACGGCAGCTGCAGCCGCGgcccccactcagggctcacgacGGGCTCCGGCCGAGTCTGCGGTTCGGTCTGgggagggccgggcccccggccggaCTCGGGCCCGGCCCGAGGGGCCGAGGACCGCGGCCCGGCCGATCGAAGGGGTGGGGACGGAGAGGGAGGGCGACGGGGACGGAGCGGAGGCTGGCTCCAAGGGAGGGCGGCCGCGCCCCTCTGGAGGAGGATttaggcggggggccggggggccccgacAGACGGGCGTCGCGTGCCGGGGCCGGCTGACCGCGGGCCGCCGCGTCCTCACGTTCCGTGCCGGCGGGAGCCCCGGGGCCAGACCCGGCTGGGCCCAGAGAGGCAGAGcgggcggcgggagcggcggcTCGGCGGGCCGCGGGGCCCCCGGCCAACTGAAGCCTGCCCCTCTGTGAGGGGGGACTCCCCCGACCCTCAACTACGACACTCGCCCGGAGGGAGGGCAGCCAGGGGGCCACTGCTGAGGAGgcgtggggggggtggggcacgtgtttgtgtgtgcgcgcgcaggcCAGGAGCCGGCCCTACCCTCGGAGGCCGCCCTAGAGAAGGAGCGCGGCTTAGCGGGTAGAGCCTGGACCACGGaggcagaaggagccgggttccgaCCCCAGCTCCGCCCCACGGCCGcagcgtgaccgcgggcgggtcacttggcttctctgggcctcggttcctcattatggtgagccccatgtggggaaggttaatccaacctgattaagtggtatgtaccccagcacttactccgGGCCAAgccctttcctaagtgcttatcatggaccgttattattattattaaaaggacagAAATATCACCGGAGGCCCGGGGGACCCCGCTCCACTGTGCCAGCCCCCTGGGCTGGTGTTGGCCTCTGCCCGGCCGCGAGGAGCCgtggaaggggcagagctgagagagAAGGGCACAGAGGCCTTTCCCGCACTGGGGAGCGAAGGGCATAGGGCGGGCTGGATCGCGTTCTTGCTCGCCGGCCCCGGGGCCACCCCCccaggacctgggcaagtcagAAGAAAAGGGGCTCCAGCCATGCTGCCAGACCACATTTATTGAACAGAAAATAAATAAGCAACAGTTTGAGCAAAAGCGGCTCCTTAAGGTGCAcccggggaaaggggcgggggctCGGGACCGCTTCCGCGCTCCGGAGCCGCTCCGCCGGCCCTGGCTCTGCCGAGCGCCCCGCCACCCCGTCGCGCTCACCGCCGACACCGTCACGCCCAAAACGCGCTCACGCCCACCCCGGCTTCTCCGCGGCCGCCGAAACGGAAAGAGGTTCCTCGTGCGGCCGCGGCCCGACCCCCGTGAGCCCCGGGCGGCGGCCTCCGTGCTGCCTCCTGTGCCCACGCGGTGCAGCGGGGACCCAGACCCGGGGGTGACCCCACCTCATGCCCAAGGAAGGCACCCGGGGGGCTCCCCCACCCGTCTCAAACGTTGCCCCCGCGAGGGCGGAGCCCTCCACGCTCGTGTCCGCGGACGGGGCTTCTAACGCGGGGGGAGGCACAGACGCCTCCCCCTTGCTGCCGGCCTCGTCTCCTCCAAAGGGCGGGCCAGCCCGGCCCCTCCGCTCCGACCGGGGCTCGGGCGGCCACCCCGGAGGAGACCCCCACCCTCGCGCTTGGTCCCGCGCTCCGGACCGGCTCTCGTCCGGCCGGAGGCGCTTCCTTCTGCCGCCGAGCGAGCCGCCCCGCCTGCGGGAGTCCCACGGAGGGCCCCGGCCCCGTTCTCCGACCCCCGCCGCCGCGGGCGGGGCGTGCCCGGCTCCGATGGCGCACGGCCTCCTCGAGTTCCGTTTTCAGACGGCCGGACCCGTTCTCACTTTGGCGGACAGGGCTCGCTTCAGCCTCCGCTTCAGGTCCCGCATGTTGGGAGACTTGGgcctgggcaggagggaggaccggCGCTTTTCAGGAGCCCCGCCCGcccgctgttgctgctgctggcgGCTCACTTCTCCGCACAGGGCGTGGAAGGCGTCGTACACGTCGTGGTAGTTCTCGCTGACCGACACCTCGCGGAAGGGGCAGCCCAGCACGGCGGCCAGCTGCAGGCCGCGCTGCGGCTCCACCTGCCTGGCGTGCAGCAGGTCGGCCTTGTTGGCCACCACCACCACGGGcagccggccccccggccgcAGCTGGCGGACGCGCTGGTGGAGCTGGCCGATCAGCTCGTAGCTCTGGTGGTCCGTGATGGAGAAGACGATCACGACGGCGTCGGCCCAGCGGATGCACCGGTTCAGCTGCTCGTTCCGGCCCGGGCCCTGCCCGTCGTGAAGCTGAAAAggcgggagggtggaggggggtcaCCACCCGGTCAGCGcccggacccccaggcccgtttcgctcggggcggcggcgggctcgAGGAGGCCGTGCGCGCGGGCGTCTGTTGACCCAGCTGCGGAGCCGGACCGGACGCGGCTCGCCACACTCGAGGGGAAAGCCGACCCGTGTCGGCCAACTCGCGGAGCGACTTTGTAGTTTCACAAAATGGGAAATTAACTGGCTAGACAGGGAGTCTGGGGAAGCGGAGATAGGAGCTGGAAGCATTTAGAGCTGGAGGGCTGCCCAGTCCGAGGAGCGCACACGCACACTCCCAGCCCGGTTCCCCGGTCCAGCTTTCCAGAATAAAAAATGGCCTCCCGACCGTAGGTGACGgcacccgggggccggggagttTTCCCCTCGTCCGGTacgtggccggggccggggggggggggtcttcagcTCTGATAAAACCTCGTCTGGGTTCGTCAGCCGCTCCCCTCCCCGAAGCGGCCCTCTTCACGGGAGAGGGGATTTCCCCGCTGCCGTCGTCAGCTCCCCTCGAGGAACACCACCGGTCACGGCCGGTACCAGCCGAGCGGCTCTCGAGGCCGGGGGTCGGGATCCCAGCCGCCCGGGTACGGGCGGCACCCGACCCCTCCGCAacggcctccttccctccctctgaacCCGGGCCCCGTCGGCACGCACGGAGCCAGGGCGATCGGCGAGGGGTGAGgcgatcgtgtttactgagcgcttactgcgggccgggtaccgtactgagcgcacgggagaatacaacaggacaCGGTCtgtagacattctctgcccacaccgacTGACGtccaagagggggaggcagaactgGATGTCCCGTCATCTCACCTGGACTCCTGGGGTGTCCTGCACTTGAATAGCCAGCGTCTCTCCCTCTATTTGAACCTGCCTGCTGTACAGATTACCTgccaagacaaaaaaaaaaacaacaaaaccacaAACCCTATGAGATTTTTTTTCATCCAGTCCGGCCTTTTGAAAGAACCCAGCGTTTTCAATGGGAGGAGCAGACTCAGACAAAACACATCCTGGCCCCTCTCGGGCCAGGAAGTTAAGCGGAGCGCCTGGAGATGTATTTAACAGGCTCAATCAAGGTGGttgggtggtttgttttttttttgaaaaaaagcaaaaaaccccaACTACGGTTACACCATCGAAAGCCGAGCCAGCCTGCGGAACCCGGCCAGAGCTGTAGGGCGAGCGTCGCCCGGGGCGTCCGACCCCGGGGCCTGGCTAGAAGCGAGGGCTCGAGCTGATCCTCGGAAGGCAGAGTCCGGCCCACCTGGATGAACGTCGGGAAAAGACGACGGCGAAGCCCCCGGCAGCGACAGGATCGCCAGGGCTCATTTACTGCCCGGCTGTTGATCGAAAGATCGGTTTTACGGAGACATTTTGGGGGCGTTCTAGTGACTCAGACGGAGACGGTTCTGAGTGGCTCTAGTGCCCTGTCACCCCATcaagcagcatttactgagcgcttaatctgGGCAGACCATTTtactacggagaagcagcgtggctcagtggaaagagcccgggctcgggagttcggaggtaatgagttcgaatcccagctctgccgcttgtcagctgtgtgactgtgggcaagtcgcttcactgggcctcagtgacctcatctgtaaaacgaggatgaagaccgtgagcctcacgtgggacaacctgacgaccctgtctctaccccagcgcttagaacggtgctctgcacatagtaagcgcttaacaaacaccgacattttTTACAGCGCTTGGGGGAATGCGATAGAGTACATGGACACCATTCctactctcaaagagcttacagtccatgaaTGTACCTTCTTTGGCAGCAGAGTCTAAGGGTGCCCCTCTATTTACGGGTCCCGGGGCGGACTGCCGTCCGCCTCCGCCTTGTGCTTCGGGATCCTGACCCCGATGCCCCCTTTCAGGGTCGGGGGGCACACGCTGGAAAGCCAGCCCTGGGAGCGGGGGAAGCGGTCACCTGCTTTATTAGCACCAGGGCACCGGAAAGGGAGAGTTCCCGGGCATCGAACGGTCCGACCCCCTTGGTAAAGGGATGAGTGACCCGAGGCAAAACGAAGccccttgcccccgccccccaaggagGCTCGCAGGTTGGGGACCATCGATGATTGCATCTGGTGGAGGACGGCCAGCCCGCTCGGCagcattcgttcgtatttattgagcgcttcctctgcgcacagcactgtactaagcgctgggaatggacaggtCTGCCACAGAGagaaccatccctgcccaatgaggggccgGCACTCCCGGGGGAGGGCAGTTCTgcccaggaaggggtgggggcggggggacctggCGCTCACCTGCGTTTCTCTCGTAGTCGCCGATGAACCGCTTGGTGAGAAACCTTACCACCAACGCTGCAagccagagaagggaaagaaagagccgGTCAGTCGTAGCCCCCGATCCCCCCATTTCAGGGGGATGGAGGGCAAAACGtccagggcccgggctggggcttGGGGCCCCTCCGGGGTCACCCGGGGCGCCGACCcgcggctgggggaagggggctgctgtttcaggggaagggcaggggtcggggggtccctccgggggggggggtcggggctcACCGGTCTTGCCGACCCCGCTGGCTCCCACCACGGCGATCTTGacgaggcggcgggcgggggtcccgggggactCGGCGATGGTGCCCATGCTGGGGAGCAGGCGCATCTCTgcggctttgggggggggggcggggggtctctGCAGGTCAGGACGGAATCTCtacaggtcggggggggggggtccctgcggGTCAGGAGGGGGGTGTCTGCAGGTCGGGGGGGTGtctgtgtgggtggggaggggtctctgcAGGTCAGGAGGGGGGTGTCTGCAGGTCGGGGAGGTctctgcaggtg
The window above is part of the Ornithorhynchus anatinus isolate Pmale09 chromosome 12, mOrnAna1.pri.v4, whole genome shotgun sequence genome. Proteins encoded here:
- the RASL11B gene encoding ras-like protein family member 11B; protein product: MRLLPSMGTIAESPGTPARRLVKIAVVGASGVGKTALVVRFLTKRFIGDYERNAGNLYSRQVQIEGETLAIQVQDTPGVQLHDGQGPGRNEQLNRCIRWADAVVIVFSITDHQSYELIGQLHQRVRQLRPGGRLPVVVVANKADLLHARQVEPQRGLQLAAVLGCPFREVSVSENYHDVYDAFHALCGEVSRQQQQQRAGGAPEKRRSSLLPRPKSPNMRDLKRRLKRALSAKVRTGPAV